One window of the Candidatus Zixiibacteriota bacterium genome contains the following:
- the recR gene encoding gap repair protein (Evidence 2a : Function from experimental evidences in other organisms; PubMedId : 11743007, 12769856, 1698765, 2674903; Product type cp : cell process), with amino-acid sequence MFKSAESVEKLITSLARLPGIGRKTAARLAFHLLKAPKEEALDLADAIRDVKEKVGFCSICNNISESDPCHICTDSERKQEIICVVEEAMDLAALEKVEGFNGLYHVLGGRISPLDGIGPDDLKIKELLARLNDKTREIIIATNPNVEGEATALYLAKILKPLGLKITRIARGLPVGSDLEYADGMTLSRALEGRQEI; translated from the coding sequence ATGTTCAAATCAGCCGAATCGGTCGAGAAACTTATCACCAGTCTGGCGCGTCTGCCGGGAATCGGACGAAAGACGGCGGCCCGGCTCGCCTTCCATTTGCTGAAAGCCCCAAAAGAAGAGGCCCTGGATCTGGCCGACGCCATCCGCGATGTCAAAGAAAAGGTCGGGTTCTGCTCGATCTGCAACAACATATCCGAAAGCGACCCCTGCCATATCTGCACCGATTCGGAAAGAAAGCAGGAGATAATTTGTGTCGTGGAAGAAGCGATGGATCTGGCGGCGCTGGAAAAAGTGGAGGGATTTAACGGACTATACCATGTTTTGGGCGGAAGGATTTCTCCCCTCGACGGTATCGGGCCGGATGATTTGAAAATCAAGGAACTTCTGGCGCGCCTCAACGATAAAACCAGAGAGATAATAATTGCCACTAACCCGAATGTCGAAGGGGAAGCGACCGCGCTTTATCTGGCCAAGATATTGAAACCGCTGGGGCTGAAAATAACCCGAATCGCCCGGGGGCTCCCGGTCGGAAGCGATCTGGAGTACGCCGACGGGATGACGCTGTCGCGCGCCCTCGAAGGGCGGCAGGAAATTTAA